In uncultured Bacteroides sp., one genomic interval encodes:
- a CDS encoding DUF3575 domain-containing protein, translating into MLVSIVNKNLGKILFVLSLLSCGTIAMAQRIALKTNTLYWATLSPNVEAEFRLSRHFTLDLGATANFSTKIDDNKLKFLQVAPELRYWFSRPMARHYVGLTTFAANYNLKLGNTCYDGDAVAAGFTYGYDWVISRRWNIETSVGAGLLKYRCFEYVNGDVKPLSPNTDKTIFAPLKLGVSISYLLF; encoded by the coding sequence ATGTTAGTATCAATAGTAAATAAAAATCTTGGTAAAATACTTTTTGTTTTATCTTTACTTTCGTGTGGAACTATAGCTATGGCACAAAGAATAGCCCTGAAAACCAATACACTTTATTGGGCAACGTTATCTCCGAATGTAGAAGCTGAGTTCCGTCTTTCCAGACACTTTACTTTGGATTTGGGTGCAACAGCCAATTTCTCCACAAAGATTGATGATAATAAGTTGAAATTTTTGCAAGTTGCCCCCGAATTACGTTATTGGTTCAGTCGCCCTATGGCACGTCATTATGTGGGGCTTACCACATTTGCAGCCAATTATAATCTTAAGCTGGGCAATACTTGTTATGATGGTGATGCCGTTGCAGCAGGTTTTACTTATGGTTATGATTGGGTTATTAGTCGCAGATGGAATATAGAGACTTCTGTTGGAGCTGGTTTGTTGAAATATCGTTGTTTTGAGTATGTAAATGGCGATGTAAAGCCACTTTCTCCTAATACAGACAAAACAATATTTGCTCCTTTAAAATTAGGAGTATCTATCTCTTATTTGTTGTTCTAA
- a CDS encoding 2-hydroxyacid dehydrogenase → MKKYRIAFFDTKSYDEESFNKINEKYNFEIKYFKGHLNGNNVILTKDADAVCIFVNDIVDAEIIDALAENGVKLIALRCAGFNNVDLSAAQGKIAVVRVPAYSPYAVAEHAVALMMALNRKTHRAYLRTRDGNFALNGLMGFDMHGKTAGIIGTGKIAKILIHILKGFGMNILAYDLYPDYNFARENNVVYTTMDELYHNSDIISLHCPLTDQTKYLINDYSISKMKDGVMIINTGRGQLIHTNALIEGLKNKKIGAAGLDVYEEESEYFYEDKSDKIIDDDVLARLLSFNNVIVTSHQAFFTQEALANIASTTLQNMQDFINGKPLENEVKSK, encoded by the coding sequence ATGAAGAAATACAGAATTGCTTTTTTCGATACCAAGTCTTATGACGAAGAATCTTTTAATAAGATTAATGAGAAGTACAATTTCGAAATTAAATACTTCAAAGGTCATCTCAACGGAAACAATGTAATCCTTACTAAGGATGCCGATGCTGTATGTATCTTTGTTAACGATATTGTCGATGCTGAAATTATTGATGCCCTGGCCGAGAATGGAGTGAAGTTAATCGCTTTACGATGCGCGGGATTCAACAACGTAGATCTTTCGGCCGCACAAGGAAAAATAGCGGTAGTTCGTGTTCCGGCTTACTCACCTTATGCCGTAGCAGAGCATGCCGTGGCACTAATGATGGCACTGAACAGAAAAACTCACCGTGCATATTTGCGCACACGCGATGGTAACTTTGCATTGAATGGCCTGATGGGTTTTGATATGCATGGAAAAACTGCCGGTATTATAGGAACCGGAAAAATTGCAAAGATTCTGATTCATATATTAAAGGGCTTTGGCATGAACATTCTTGCCTACGACCTTTATCCTGATTACAATTTTGCACGCGAAAACAATGTTGTATATACCACGATGGATGAGCTTTATCACAATTCGGATATTATTTCTTTGCACTGTCCGCTTACGGATCAGACTAAATACCTGATTAACGACTACTCTATCAGTAAGATGAAAGATGGTGTGATGATTATAAATACCGGACGCGGTCAGCTTATTCATACCAATGCTTTGATTGAGGGTTTGAAAAACAAAAAGATTGGAGCAGCGGGACTTGATGTATACGAGGAAGAAAGTGAGTACTTCTACGAAGATAAATCGGATAAGATTATTGATGATGATGTATTGGCGCGTTTACTCTCCTTCAATAACGTTATTGTTACTTCGCATCAGGCATTCTTTACTCAGGAAGCATTAGCAAATATTGCCAGTACAACGCTTCAGAATATGCAGGATTTTATTAATGGAAAGCCATTGGAAAATGAAGTAAAATCCAAATAA
- a CDS encoding heavy-metal-associated domain-containing protein produces MKTKLILSVFAIFFAINTVSAKDIKSLTLKVEDMMCEIHEAKITNMLRFEKGVKEIKTDVPSRIVIIKYDAEKNTPEKLIKSFEKVKCTAVLVPDTTEKKNDK; encoded by the coding sequence ATGAAAACAAAATTAATTCTTTCAGTTTTTGCAATCTTTTTTGCGATAAACACTGTTTCAGCAAAAGACATCAAAAGTTTAACCCTCAAAGTAGAGGATATGATGTGTGAGATTCACGAAGCAAAGATTACCAATATGCTTCGGTTTGAAAAAGGTGTTAAGGAGATAAAGACGGATGTACCCAGCCGCATTGTTATAATAAAATATGATGCCGAAAAGAATACTCCTGAAAAGCTCATAAAATCTTTTGAAAAAGTAAAATGTACAGCAGTACTGGTACCGGATACAACTGAAAAGAAAAACGATAAATAA
- a CDS encoding T9SS type A sorting domain-containing protein: MANGKVIGSSRTINLTANELPLNTQTTVALDVTFRGYKFEDSANVTLTSSSTAIETNQINNQVKVFYCSPDKSIQIEFPDSYSDIEVSLISIEGKVICKQRETSGSKAIKIPASSIAKGVYMVHINFGAQNVIKKIVLM; the protein is encoded by the coding sequence ATGGCAAACGGCAAAGTTATAGGCAGCAGCAGAACCATTAATCTTACGGCCAATGAGCTTCCACTTAACACCCAAACAACCGTAGCTCTGGATGTAACTTTCAGAGGTTATAAATTTGAGGATTCTGCCAATGTAACCTTAACCTCTAGTTCCACTGCCATTGAAACTAACCAAATAAACAATCAGGTTAAGGTTTTCTACTGTTCACCGGATAAATCTATTCAGATTGAATTTCCCGATAGTTATTCAGATATAGAAGTATCGTTAATCAGCATTGAAGGGAAAGTTATTTGTAAACAGCGTGAGACAAGCGGAAGCAAAGCAATAAAAATTCCAGCCTCATCAATTGCTAAAGGTGTTTATATGGTACATATTAATTTCGGAGCTCAAAATGTGATTAAGAAAATAGTATTGATGTAA
- a CDS encoding heavy-metal-associated domain-containing protein: MKTLKFKTSAMCSGCVATIGKSLNEIVKPEQWSFDLSSKDKVLTVETDKEAGEIIHQIEKAGYKAELL, translated from the coding sequence ATGAAAACATTGAAATTTAAAACAAGTGCTATGTGCAGCGGATGTGTTGCCACTATTGGCAAAAGTCTGAACGAAATAGTGAAACCGGAACAATGGTCTTTTGATCTTTCTTCAAAAGATAAAGTCTTGACAGTGGAAACAGATAAAGAAGCAGGCGAAATTATCCATCAGATAGAAAAGGCTGGATACAAAGCAGAACTATTATAA
- a CDS encoding thiol protease/hemagglutinin PrtT — MKILKKKTALLISILFVFSATILAKPRTSNEALTIANSFKQKTQSTIKRMYSTSSLLKLAYTCTDNIATRSSESNTYYYVFNVGENGGFIIVSGDDRAKEILGYSDNGSFDINTIPSNCAAWLSFYQKELKALMKQPETNVISSQSLNARGTTNYASTISPLLGGLKWDQGTPYNNMCPIITDSTSERAVTGCIATAMVQVMKYHKWPVHGTGSNSYTPKDFSSPLSVDFSQATYDWDNMTDTYNSLSTQIQKDAVATIMYHAGVASFMNYGKSSGSSYYKMASALKSNFGYDINMQCYQRDYYSESEWFNLIKTELNSQRPVLYRGATEDAGHEFVCDGYDSNNLFHINWGWSGSYDGYFELSALTPSSMGIYGFNYGQAITIGVQKPTATSTIPPFQLYLYAKIKSSATTVNRSDSFDISMEMYNMGLNKYSGNLGLALYNTNGLAGVIMKDTVADLNTNWGWTDLVLSSNIPSSIENGNYKLYPVSKGSEEAEWHTIRGKIGTPNYFNVSVTSSNVTISTPDVLPKLVLNSITTTGNLYEKETGRFNVSITNTGGEYNSTLLLMLKSATNDTITQKICTIPVNIPTGETKSFYLTGDITKSAGQYYLYTMYDPENNSTNTVNYTSFENSLNVEILAAPTELPIMTLDSKISLADTTIVRNSNVELTAHIKNAGGYFNNYLGAFVFPRAGGNSLISYGFQEVILDKNEEATFTFSGNFNFDPGQYQTQVRYWTGATWAKLNPNSNGAITFTIVDEATGIEQTAFEKPLLYPNPATDKLYLQSDEMVKSIHITNLSGNLILLIQPNTRGNITIPVSELSAGTYILQLTTDSGIKVSKFIKK; from the coding sequence ATGAAAATATTAAAGAAAAAAACGGCATTGTTAATATCCATACTTTTTGTTTTTAGTGCAACTATTTTAGCAAAGCCAAGAACAAGTAATGAGGCACTAACCATCGCCAATTCATTTAAACAAAAGACTCAGAGTACAATTAAAAGGATGTATTCAACCAGTTCATTATTAAAGTTGGCATACACATGTACAGATAATATTGCTACTCGTTCGTCTGAGTCCAATACTTACTATTATGTTTTTAATGTTGGAGAGAATGGTGGCTTTATCATTGTTTCCGGTGATGATCGGGCAAAAGAGATTCTTGGATATTCAGATAATGGTAGCTTTGATATTAATACTATACCGTCCAATTGCGCTGCATGGCTTAGCTTCTATCAGAAAGAATTAAAAGCATTAATGAAACAGCCGGAAACGAATGTTATCTCATCACAATCTTTAAACGCCCGGGGAACAACAAATTATGCATCAACAATAAGTCCGTTGCTGGGAGGACTAAAATGGGATCAGGGAACACCATATAATAATATGTGTCCGATAATTACTGATTCTACATCTGAAAGAGCTGTAACCGGATGTATCGCTACAGCAATGGTTCAGGTGATGAAATATCATAAATGGCCTGTACATGGAACAGGATCAAACAGTTATACTCCTAAAGATTTTTCTTCGCCATTAAGTGTAGATTTCTCACAAGCAACTTACGACTGGGATAATATGACGGACACATATAACAGTTTAAGTACTCAGATTCAAAAAGATGCAGTGGCTACAATTATGTATCATGCCGGGGTAGCATCTTTTATGAATTATGGAAAATCGAGCGGTTCAAGTTACTATAAAATGGCCAGTGCCCTAAAAAGCAATTTCGGTTATGATATCAATATGCAATGTTATCAAAGAGATTATTATTCAGAATCTGAATGGTTCAATCTAATTAAAACTGAATTAAATTCTCAACGCCCTGTATTATACAGAGGAGCTACAGAAGATGCCGGACACGAGTTTGTGTGCGATGGGTATGACAGCAACAATTTATTTCATATTAACTGGGGATGGAGCGGAAGTTACGATGGATACTTTGAATTATCAGCATTAACTCCTTCTTCAATGGGTATCTATGGATTTAATTATGGACAGGCCATTACCATTGGAGTGCAAAAGCCTACCGCAACATCTACAATACCACCTTTCCAGCTATATTTATACGCAAAGATAAAAAGCTCGGCAACCACTGTAAACCGTTCTGATTCTTTTGATATTTCAATGGAAATGTATAATATGGGACTTAATAAATACAGTGGTAATCTTGGACTGGCATTATACAACACCAACGGCCTTGCCGGAGTTATAATGAAAGATACCGTGGCAGATCTTAATACCAACTGGGGATGGACTGACCTTGTTTTATCTTCTAATATTCCGTCTTCAATAGAAAATGGGAATTACAAACTTTACCCTGTATCAAAAGGTTCAGAAGAAGCAGAATGGCATACTATAAGAGGCAAAATAGGAACACCCAATTATTTCAATGTTTCTGTAACTTCTTCTAATGTTACTATCTCCACTCCGGATGTTCTTCCAAAACTTGTACTCAACTCAATTACAACTACCGGTAATCTTTATGAGAAAGAAACCGGCAGGTTTAATGTAAGTATTACAAATACCGGAGGTGAATACAATTCAACTTTGTTACTGATGCTTAAATCGGCAACCAATGATACTATTACTCAGAAGATCTGCACTATACCTGTTAATATACCTACAGGAGAAACTAAGAGTTTTTATCTAACCGGTGATATTACAAAATCTGCCGGACAATATTATTTGTACACCATGTACGATCCTGAAAATAATAGCACAAATACAGTAAATTACACTTCTTTTGAGAATTCTTTAAATGTTGAAATCCTGGCTGCACCTACAGAATTGCCAATAATGACACTTGATTCTAAAATTTCTTTAGCAGACACTACTATTGTTAGAAATAGTAATGTAGAACTAACGGCTCACATAAAAAATGCCGGAGGATATTTCAATAACTATTTGGGAGCATTTGTATTTCCCAGAGCTGGTGGAAATTCACTTATCAGCTACGGATTTCAGGAAGTTATTCTAGACAAGAACGAAGAAGCAACATTTACCTTCTCTGGAAATTTCAACTTTGATCCCGGTCAATATCAAACACAAGTCAGATATTGGACTGGGGCTACATGGGCAAAATTAAATCCTAATAGCAATGGGGCGATTACATTCACCATTGTTGATGAAGCTACAGGAATTGAACAGACAGCTTTTGAAAAGCCACTTCTCTACCCCAACCCTGCTACCGACAAGCTTTATTTGCAATCGGACGAGATGGTTAAGTCAATACATATAACCAATCTTTCCGGAAATCTGATTTTGTTGATACAACCTAATACAAGAGGCAACATTACCATTCCTGTATCTGAGCTTAGCGCTGGTACTTATATTCTGCAATTAACAACCGATTCAGGAATAAAGGTTAGTAAATTTATCAAGAAATAA
- a CDS encoding TonB-dependent receptor translates to MATGSYAQQLVTGTVFDTDGERVIGASVTWKNSTVGTTTDVDGKFEIKPHKGSKELTVSFIGYEPVTLAINSQTKLPLDIKLKPGIELKEVQVTGRKMGLVQNRAGVLNSQTISSTELLRAACCNLGESFETNPSVDVSYSDAATGAKQIKLLGLSGTYVQMLTENIPNFRGAASPYGLGYIPGPWMQSIQVSKGTSSVKNGYEAITGQINVEYKKPQTADIVSANLYGNSMGRFEANADASVLLNKNLSTMVFAHYENETDEQDDNHDGFSDSPSMKQYNLQNRWEYHKGNYMLHAGIKGLSEKRASGQMHDMDNPYRIGINTDRVELFAKNAFILNPEKNSSIALILSGSVHNQDSYFGRKLYDVNQNNGYASLLFETDFTSKHNLSTGLSFNYDSYDQSYRLTHNINQSKTDDFIKEAVSGAYAQYTYKPSDKWTLMAGLRGDYSSQYGFFVTPRAHIKYNMNEYVNLRASAGKGYRAPHVLAENNFLLASSRSVNIADNLDQEEAWNYGASASFYLPIAGKTLNINTEYYYTDFNKQVVTDMDSDPHAVSFYNLNGESYAKNFQIEASYPFFKGFTLTAAYRMTDVKTTYNDILREKPLTGKYKGLITASYQTPMKIWQFDTTLQLNGGGRMPAPYTNEDGSLSWDKRYKGFPQLSAQITRFFRFGSIYLGAENLTGFTQKNPIIDASNPYGNKFDSTMIWGPVQHGAKYYLGVRFNLPKDI, encoded by the coding sequence ATGGCCACGGGCAGTTATGCGCAACAATTGGTAACCGGCACTGTCTTCGATACTGACGGAGAACGTGTTATCGGAGCAAGTGTTACGTGGAAAAACTCTACCGTTGGAACAACTACTGATGTTGACGGTAAATTTGAAATTAAACCCCATAAGGGAAGTAAAGAACTAACCGTGAGTTTTATTGGTTATGAGCCGGTAACACTTGCCATAAATTCGCAAACAAAACTGCCTTTAGATATTAAACTAAAACCAGGCATTGAGCTGAAAGAGGTGCAGGTTACGGGCAGAAAAATGGGACTGGTACAAAACAGAGCCGGTGTTTTGAATTCACAAACTATCAGTTCTACGGAGCTACTTAGGGCGGCATGTTGTAACCTTGGGGAAAGTTTTGAAACAAACCCTTCGGTTGATGTATCTTACAGCGATGCAGCTACCGGGGCAAAGCAGATTAAATTGTTAGGACTGTCGGGCACTTATGTACAAATGCTAACGGAAAATATTCCTAATTTCCGTGGGGCTGCATCTCCTTACGGACTGGGATACATTCCCGGACCATGGATGCAGAGTATTCAGGTTTCTAAAGGTACCTCTTCCGTAAAGAACGGCTACGAAGCCATTACCGGACAAATTAATGTGGAATATAAAAAGCCGCAGACGGCTGATATTGTTTCTGCAAATCTCTACGGAAACTCAATGGGACGTTTTGAAGCTAATGCCGATGCCTCAGTGTTGCTGAACAAGAACCTCAGCACAATGGTCTTTGCTCATTATGAAAACGAAACCGATGAGCAGGACGACAATCACGACGGGTTTAGCGATTCTCCTTCCATGAAGCAATATAATCTGCAGAATCGTTGGGAATATCACAAAGGTAACTATATGCTTCACGCAGGTATTAAGGGGCTTAGCGAGAAAAGGGCTAGCGGACAGATGCACGATATGGACAATCCGTACCGCATTGGAATCAACACAGACAGAGTGGAACTATTTGCCAAGAATGCTTTTATTCTCAATCCCGAGAAAAATAGCAGTATTGCATTGATTCTCTCGGGGAGTGTACATAATCAGGACTCTTATTTTGGCAGAAAACTGTATGATGTGAATCAGAATAATGGTTATGCTTCTTTGTTATTTGAGACTGATTTTACTTCAAAGCACAATCTATCAACCGGATTGAGCTTTAATTATGATTCTTACGACCAGAGTTACCGACTCACACATAATATAAATCAAAGTAAAACAGATGATTTTATAAAAGAAGCGGTATCGGGGGCTTATGCGCAATATACCTATAAGCCATCGGACAAGTGGACTTTGATGGCTGGTTTAAGAGGCGATTACAGCAGTCAATATGGATTTTTTGTAACTCCGCGTGCTCATATAAAGTATAATATGAATGAGTATGTAAACCTCCGTGCATCCGCAGGAAAAGGATACCGCGCTCCTCATGTGTTGGCCGAGAATAATTTCTTGCTGGCCAGTAGTCGTAGTGTGAATATTGCAGATAATCTGGATCAGGAAGAAGCATGGAACTATGGAGCAAGCGCTTCTTTCTATCTTCCAATAGCCGGAAAGACACTAAACATTAACACAGAATATTATTATACCGATTTTAATAAGCAGGTAGTAACCGATATGGATAGTGATCCTCATGCAGTGAGCTTCTATAACCTTAACGGAGAATCGTATGCGAAAAACTTCCAGATAGAAGCCTCCTACCCTTTCTTTAAGGGATTCACGCTTACTGCTGCTTATAGAATGACTGATGTGAAAACCACTTATAATGATATTCTTAGAGAAAAGCCGCTGACAGGAAAGTATAAAGGCTTGATTACAGCCTCTTATCAAACGCCTATGAAGATATGGCAGTTCGACACTACTCTTCAACTAAATGGTGGTGGACGGATGCCTGCACCTTATACTAATGAGGATGGTTCACTTTCATGGGACAAACGTTATAAGGGTTTCCCACAACTAAGCGCTCAAATAACTCGTTTCTTCCGTTTTGGTTCCATTTATCTGGGAGCAGAGAATCTGACAGGCTTTACACAAAAGAACCCAATTATTGATGCTTCAAATCCTTACGGAAACAAATTCGATTCAACAATGATATGGGGCCCCGTGCAACATGGAGCCAAATACTATTTAGGAGTTCGATTTAATTTACCAAAAGATATTTAA
- a CDS encoding iron-containing alcohol dehydrogenase translates to MYNFTFQNPTKLVFGKGEIAQLSTLIPTEKKVMITFGGGSVKRNGVYEQVIAALKNHNCIEFWGIEPNPEVETVRKAVALGKENEIDFLLAVGGGSVLDGTKLIASALANPGIDPWEIVLQGRIETAIPYASVMTLPATGSEMNCGSVISYREKKEKYAFSTTFPEFSILDPEVTYSLPANQIACGLADIFVHVAEQYMTTAGQSRIMDRWAEGVMQTVIEIAPKIKENQNDYDVMADYMLSATLALNSMISMGVTQDWATHMIGHELTALHGLTHGASLAIVYPGTLITLKDQKQSKILQYGERVLGITSGTESERIKETISKTEAFFRSLGLATRLTEVGVGDETINLIAERFNKTGVAYGEGRNVTGDVAKQILLNCK, encoded by the coding sequence ATGTACAATTTCACATTTCAGAATCCTACCAAATTAGTATTTGGCAAAGGAGAAATTGCTCAGCTTTCAACTCTTATTCCTACTGAGAAGAAGGTTATGATAACCTTCGGCGGAGGAAGCGTAAAGCGCAACGGAGTTTACGAACAAGTTATTGCTGCACTTAAAAATCATAATTGCATTGAGTTTTGGGGCATTGAACCTAATCCAGAAGTTGAGACAGTACGTAAGGCTGTAGCTTTGGGCAAAGAAAATGAGATTGATTTCTTACTGGCAGTGGGCGGTGGTTCTGTACTCGACGGAACAAAGCTTATTGCATCTGCCCTTGCCAATCCGGGTATCGACCCTTGGGAGATTGTGTTACAGGGAAGAATTGAAACTGCAATTCCTTATGCTTCGGTAATGACGCTTCCGGCTACAGGATCTGAGATGAATTGTGGTTCTGTAATTTCGTACAGAGAGAAAAAAGAGAAATATGCATTTTCAACTACTTTCCCTGAATTTTCTATTCTTGATCCGGAAGTAACTTATTCTTTACCTGCCAATCAGATAGCTTGCGGACTAGCTGATATTTTTGTTCATGTGGCCGAACAATACATGACAACAGCTGGACAATCACGCATAATGGACAGATGGGCCGAAGGAGTTATGCAGACTGTAATTGAAATAGCTCCAAAGATTAAAGAGAATCAGAATGATTATGATGTTATGGCAGATTACATGCTTTCTGCTACACTGGCTCTAAACAGTATGATAAGTATGGGTGTAACACAAGATTGGGCTACACACATGATTGGTCATGAGTTGACCGCACTTCACGGTCTTACTCACGGTGCATCGTTGGCCATTGTTTATCCGGGTACTTTGATTACTTTGAAAGATCAAAAACAAAGTAAGATTCTGCAATACGGAGAACGTGTTCTTGGCATTACATCAGGTACTGAAAGCGAGCGTATAAAAGAAACTATAAGTAAAACAGAAGCTTTTTTCCGTTCATTGGGATTAGCTACACGACTTACAGAAGTTGGTGTTGGCGATGAAACGATTAATCTGATAGCCGAACGTTTTAATAAAACAGGTGTTGCATACGGCGAAGGCCGGAACGTAACCGGAGACGTTGCCAAACAAATATTACTGAATTGCAAGTAA
- a CDS encoding TlpA disulfide reductase family protein — MNKVFKYLFCLFFIALGAQVSAQQVKKTAETNVTADDRGYIIKVGDIAPDFELTLTDGKKVKLSQLRGKVVMLQFTASWCGVCRKEMPFIESDIWQKNKANGSFVLIGIDRDEPLKTVLDFAAQTKITYPLGLDPGADIFAKYADRKAGITRNVLIDRSGKIVKLTRLYNEEEFAGLVKEIENQLAK; from the coding sequence ATGAATAAAGTCTTTAAGTATCTGTTCTGCTTGTTTTTTATTGCTTTAGGCGCTCAGGTTAGCGCTCAGCAAGTAAAAAAAACTGCAGAAACTAATGTTACCGCTGACGATAGAGGTTACATTATTAAAGTTGGCGATATTGCTCCCGATTTTGAACTAACTCTTACCGATGGAAAGAAAGTAAAATTGTCTCAATTAAGAGGCAAAGTCGTAATGTTACAGTTTACTGCCAGCTGGTGTGGTGTATGCCGCAAAGAGATGCCTTTTATAGAAAGTGATATCTGGCAGAAAAATAAAGCGAATGGAAGTTTTGTTCTGATAGGTATTGATAGAGATGAACCTTTGAAAACAGTTCTTGATTTTGCCGCTCAAACAAAAATAACTTATCCGCTGGGATTGGATCCCGGAGCTGACATCTTTGCAAAGTATGCAGATCGCAAAGCCGGAATTACCCGAAATGTTCTTATAGACAGAAGTGGTAAAATTGTGAAGTTAACTCGCTTGTATAATGAAGAAGAATTTGCCGGTTTGGTGAAGGAAATTGAAAACCAGTTGGCTAAATAA
- a CDS encoding EFR1 family ferrodoxin (N-terminal region resembles flavodoxins. C-terminal ferrodoxin region binds two 4Fe-4S clusters.): MIFYFSGTGNSKWIASKVATYQNEKLISIAEEMIDLTNSFQYSLEDSEMVGFVFPVYSWAPPAIVLEFIKMISFSNYNNQYIFFICSCGDEAGLTQKIMNEIVCKKEWSWKAGFSIIMPNNYVSLPGFDTDPKELEQKKLDNSVVEIKRINEILANRTENCFECKKGSFAFLKSRIINPLFNKYQVTAKPFHVTDDCISCGLCEKHCPMHNVKVEGKPVWGDNCTSCLACYHICPRHSIHYGKATLKKHQYFHP, translated from the coding sequence ATGATATTCTATTTTTCGGGAACTGGAAATTCAAAATGGATAGCCAGTAAAGTGGCTACTTATCAGAATGAAAAGCTGATTTCCATTGCAGAGGAGATGATTGATCTAACTAATTCATTTCAATATTCTTTAGAAGATTCCGAAATGGTAGGTTTTGTTTTTCCTGTTTATTCATGGGCACCACCGGCCATAGTTCTGGAGTTTATTAAAATGATAAGCTTTAGTAACTATAACAACCAATATATCTTTTTTATCTGTTCTTGTGGCGATGAAGCCGGACTCACACAGAAGATTATGAATGAGATTGTCTGTAAGAAGGAGTGGAGCTGGAAAGCGGGCTTTTCGATAATTATGCCCAATAATTATGTCTCTTTACCGGGGTTTGATACCGATCCAAAAGAATTGGAACAGAAAAAACTAGATAATTCGGTTGTAGAAATAAAACGGATAAACGAGATTCTGGCCAATCGTACAGAAAACTGTTTTGAGTGTAAAAAGGGCAGCTTTGCTTTTTTAAAGAGCAGGATAATAAACCCGTTGTTTAACAAATACCAGGTTACGGCTAAGCCTTTCCATGTAACGGATGATTGTATTTCTTGTGGATTGTGTGAAAAGCATTGTCCAATGCATAATGTGAAAGTCGAAGGTAAACCTGTTTGGGGAGATAACTGCACTTCATGTCTGGCTTGTTACCACATTTGCCCCCGTCATTCTATTCATTACGGAAAAGCTACATTAAAAAAACATCAGTATTTTCATCCTTAG